The nucleotide sequence TTTGTCACCTGTAGCACCAGTCAGCAACTGGCAGTCATTTCAGCTCTCGTAAATGAATTCACTGTAGCTGTTATACAGCCCCTCAACCTCAAGAAACGTAAGGAGGGAAACTCCAGTGTGCACAGGAGCTCTGAGAAACCAGTTAATCTCTCCAATGTCTATACACAGGGCCTCAGCATTGCTGTTCTCCAGCCCAGATCTCTCCGAGTCAACTCACGCAGACCCTGTATCGTACCTTCCGGAGCATTCTGTGGCTTTCCACTGAGGCGGAGGATCTTTGCCTCTTCTATATCAAAGCCATTCAGATTCACTGCCCAGGCTTTCTGTTGTTCCTGCAGAGACAAACCACCATCACTGAGATGCACTCGAAACAAAGCCCATGTTGCACTTCAAACCACAGCTGGCAGGGCATACACTTAAGTCCCCTTTTCCCAGAATCAGGAGGTGcacagctgggctgtgggggtcAGCTACAGACAGGCAGCTCAAAGTAGTTTTCCCTCAGACATTGGGACACTGTCCTGCTCACTTTTTCATACAGAAGAGTGGCAAGTTCAATGTCTCATTGTCAGTGGGGAAAGCCACAGTGGACCAAATGCCTTGTAAACAGATTTCATGACACAGTGTACACATTCCAGAACAGCTCCCCATGCAGAAATTGTGCTAGAACAACTAGCACCAGCGGTTTCACTGTGCACAGGCTCACAGCTTTGTGTCTCTGTAGCCTGCTATCTTTTAAAGCCTCAGTAGCCCCAAGTTTAATTTTGCTACCAGAAGTGGCACAGGTTAGAGTGAATGGAAGCAGAGGTGTAAGGCTCTATGCTCTTCCATGTGCTTTGGGAAgggtccctgcagagcagctacACTAAGGCTCCTGTGTAGCAGATGCATGCTCATTCCATTTGCAGGCTCTACGTCTTCTACCTCATCCCAGGGTCCTGAAGCCCAGAGCTGGAAGCCCTGATGACTGGGGCTGTCAGCCCCGTGCACCCACTTAATAGAACTTACAGTTCGCTTCTCTGTAAAAGGTCAGGAAAAATTAGGTGTTTGGTAGTGATCATTATAGTAACTGTAACTTAGCAACATGCTCACCTTCTTGGTAGGGGACTCCTCAGCAGGGTCATTCTCTTTGGTTAGGAGGAAGTTTGCCATCTCCATCTGCATAGTGCTGCGGTTGGGAATGTAGCGATCCCCTCCTGCCTTTGTCGGGGTGCTCTGTATTTTGGATCCAGATTTACCTGCATTCACGTGCATGAATATTGTATCACACCTATTGAACAGCTTTCAAGAGACAGCAGACCCAGTACTTTTCCACATCACACCTGCCAGACAATCAGGACTTAGAGAGCTCATGCCATTCAAGTCACAACTAAGTCTTACTTCTTAGTGTAAGGACACTAAGCCCTGGTTAGTGACTGCCAGAAGACAATTCTTTGGGTCTAGTGCAGCAACTTCAGGGTTCACAAATAAGGGGAAGATACAAAAATACTGTTACAGTATGTAAAACGATCAGCAGACAGTTCCATCCACACTTGTCCCAACATACAGATATGCCAGCAAGGCTCAGCAGTTCACCCAGTGCACAGTGCTTGTGCTGGGGTGGGTGACTCCCAGGAGCCGGGCAGTGTAGCCCACCCCCACCGGCAGGAAGGGCACGGAGCCCTCAGCCCCACGGCTGCCGCACGCAGCCCAGGTGGCCCTCTTCCCTCCCAACCTCCGCCGCTGGTCGCCGCCGCTCACCGGGTGTCCTGGACGGCGTCTtgctggagctgtgggagcGGTTTGCCGGCTTCATGGGCGACACgccggcggcggggctgggccCGGGGCCGCCACTCTCCTTGGCCTTGCGCTGCCACCGCGCGGGCGGCGCGTTGGGGATCGGCGTGTCCAGCTTCAGCAGCCCATGCAGGTCCGCCTCGAACACGAACTGCGCCATGGCGCTGCGGGCGGGCGGCGTCAGCGGGACCCTGTGCAGAGCCCCAGGCGGGCTGCAGCCCCCTCCGGCGGGGCTCAGGGccctctgctgctacaggacaCCCCCGCCCCAGGCCGCTCCGCAGGGGCCCGTGCACACCAAcctcccgcccgcccgcccctcAAGGGTCCACTTCGCCTCAGGGTGTGCCCCCCACACTGCCGACCCCTTCCTAGGTCCCCCCTCGGACCCCCACCACAGGGTGCGGACCCCCGGCGGCCGCGCCGCGCCACCCTCACCTCCGTTCCGCGGTTAGCACTCGCGCAGCTCCCCCTCGGCGGCAGCATTTAAACCCCGCGCGGCCGCTCCCCCCATTGGCTGCTTCAAACCCAACCGTCGCTCGCTGCCATGGCGACCAAGGCGCACCGCGTCGCAATTGGCTGGGCCGCGAGGCGAGGCAGCTCCCCGTGCCGCGGCGGGTGGGTAgcggggacgggacgggacgggacgggacgggacgggacgggacgggacgggacgggacgggacggggcggggcgggacggggcggggcgggggtaGCGACGCTCGGTTTCCCGGGGGGCCGTGGCGCCGCGAAGGAGAGAGGAGACCCGGTGGTTGCGCGTCTCGTTTATGTCGGGGCGGGGAGCACGGGTCAGGGCGGCCCGCGCGGCTCCCAGCCGCTCATGAGCAGGTAGGACTGGTTGGCGATGTCGGTGCTGGGCAGCCGGCCAGCAGCGGGCTCCGGCAGCGGCGGCGCGGCCGCTCCCCCGCGCGGGCCGGGCAGCACCtccagcaggcagggcaggacgGCCTCCTCCGGCGGCTGCTTGTAGAAGGCGCTGgcctggggggacacagaggagGCGCGGTGGGGGCTGCATTCGAGCTGCCCCGGGGGTCTCAGCCGCCGCGGGCGCTGCCCCGgcccctcacctggccgtgctTGCCGCTCTCGTGGAGGAAGCTGCCCAATGCGCGGTGCAGGTCGGGGACGGGGGGCCAGAGCTTCTGCTTCATGTTGCTGGATGCGGGGAAGGCAGCGTCCAAGGCAAACCCCAGGCTGGGTGCCCTGGCTGCCCCGGGCAGGGTGCCCAGGCCTGGTGCTGGACCCCCCACACCTGCCCCAGAAACAGCCCTTACCTGTacagggaggggaaggtgcACCGCAGCCCCAGGAGCACTCCTGTGAAGAGCAGCGGCACCACCGTAACACTCGGGATGATCCAGCCTGCATCGGAGGAGAGATGCTGGGACTGTAGCCCTTCCCAGACCTGCCACTACGGAGCCCTTCACAGCCCTGTCACCCTCTGCTTAGTGCTCCCAATCCTATTTCCAGCACTCCCAGGCTCCTGCCCTCGGCTGTGTTGCTCCTGTGGCAGCAGCCATCGCTCCTGTCCCGTCCCTTACCTGCATCGGCCATGGCATCAACAATGACAGGTTTGGACCAGgcgctccagctgccctggtaCCATGGCCCACTGGGCTGAGCCCGCACCTGGGCATGGTAGCGGACACCTGGCCGTACGTCCAGGACTTCTTTCCTGGCTGCCTGCGGGACCTGCAGGAcctgtggggcagagctgagctggagaTGACGGATGTTGTGGGGTAGTCAAGTGCCAGCACTGGGGTGAGGGTCTGTCCTGCCTGACCCCAGCCGGGCCATGTGCCGGAGGCAGAGGTGGGCAGGGCTGCTTGGGGGACCTCAGGCCGTGCCTTTTACCTTCCAGTCATGGCTGTTCTCCACAGCATAGCGAACCTGGTAGTCCAGCTGCTCTGCCAGTGCCTCCAGGGGTGGCAGCCACTGCAGGCTCAGCTGGCCCTGCGACACTGTCGCCTGCACGAACTGTGGGGCATCTGTGAGCACTGTCAGTGACAGGGATGTGTTGCTGCCATGGTATGAGACATGGGATGCTACATCCCCTGTCATCCAGGCAAGGGCAGGGGCCCCAGTGGTGTTGGGACTCACCGGCCTGGTGCAGCCAGAAGGGCTCCTTAAAGTAGCTGAGCGTGGGTGATGTGTGGGGCCGGGTGACATTCACCAGGATGGAGATGGcactgccagccctgggctggaAGGTGCAGGTGTGGGTTCCCTCTGCCCCCACACTCACCTCCTTGCACTGGTGCCATGCGTCTTCCCTGCATGAGGAGCGAGGAGCCAGTCGGTCCCAATGCGGTGGCTCCATTCcccacacctgctgctggggccaccctgtccctgcagccagtgctgcctcaCTCCTCCTGCACTTTCCCAGGACAGGCAGTGCTGCCTGTAGTTGGAGGGGCTGTTTGGACAGGAGTGACGGTGAGGAGGTGCAGGGTCGATGGTGGTAGGTCAGGGCATGGCTGGGTGGCACAGTGTGGGATGTGGGACACTAAGCAGGGCTGGGGATGTCCCTGGGATGCACTGCCTGAACTCCACATCCCCACCATGTCCCTTACCTTGTGCTGGGCCTGCTTGGAGGTGGCCGGTAGAAGAGCTGGTGGGAGCCGTGGGGCTCTGCAGGGTCCCAGCTCCACTCACAGCGCATGTGCCGCAGGTCAGGGGTGTTGCAGCTCAGCCCGATGTCTCCTGGGCAGGTGAGAGCCGGGGGCAGGGAATGCTTCCCCCTGGCCCTTCAAAACCTGGGTGCTGCACCTTGCCTGCCCCAGGACCCCCACCACTCACAGCCCCAAGTGTGGGTGCCTCCCCACTGTGCCTGCCAGCACcccagtggtggagatggccacTCACCGGAGGAGTGGGGTGTCTCTGCAGCCACTGCCTGTGACCAGGGCCCCCAGACGCCATCCATGGAGGTGCCGTCGGGCTTGCTGCGCACTTGGATGTGGTACCTCACCCCTGGCCATAGGTCCCGGAGGACCACCCAGGTGTTGGCCTGGACCAGCCCCTGCAGAAGAGGGGCCAGTCTGAGGAGTGGCTGTGGGTCCCAAATTCCCCTGCCCATCCCTGGCCCCTCTATGTACCTGACCCGCTCccggggaggctgcagctgccccagTCATGGGTGTGTGGGTGCTGATGGCTGGATGGGTGGAGGAGTCCCCAGGGTGCTGCCCACCGGCGTCCAATGCGGCACTGCAGGGCATCTCTGCGGAGCTGGCAGGGTAGCACTGCACCTCGTAGAGGAAGAAGTTCGGGTAGTCGGCGAGTGGCGGCTGCCACGACACGTAGAGCtgccccgcggccccggcccaGCGGGCCGTGATGTTTGCTGGGGGGGCAATGAGACCTGTGGGGAACACGCCAGGGTGTTtgccctcctgcagcagctcctgtctGGGCACTGCCTGGCCCTGCCAGGGCACACCTGCAGGTTGCCCCCAGGGATGTCTCCGTGCAGGGTGCTGCCAGCCACCGGGGTGGGCAGAAGGATAGGGGACCCATATTTGGGGACCGTCCTGCTGTCACTGGAGTATTGCCTGGTGAGAGGGACTCACCCACCGCATCCACACTGAGCTCCCGCCAGTACTTGGTCTGGTTGGTGGTGGCATCCAGGACACGGAGGTGGAGCTGGGTGAAGAGCCGCACATCCTGTCTGGGGAAGACACAGACGTGCCGCGTCCTGCCGGTCCCATGGTGCCACGTGGAGACTGTGCACGCTGTGGGCACACCCCTGAGGAACGGAGAGGGGGGTCCTGCAGCACCCTATGCCTCCTGCCCAGAGCCAGGGTGGAGGAGAGGGGACCGGGGGCACAGCACCAAGACCTCACTGCAGGGCACCATCCCCATGGGACTGAGGGACAGCCAAGGTCCCAGCCCTGCCACAGGGTGTGCGGTGGCTGCTGTGTATCTCCCATGGGCTCTCCACTATCTCTTCTTGCAGCTGGGAGCCACTGGGATGGCATGGAGAGCTGCAGCACCCTGACCCTGCTGCTTCATGTGGGCAAGGGGGAAGCTGGGCTGTGTCTCCACCACCTCCTACCTGCTGTACCAGTAGTAGAAGTGACACATCCCGCTTGCCGCTGCTTCCTTCTCATCCCAGAAGCAAGTGAGATCCTCGAAGGAGCGGGAGAAGCAGAGGATGTCCTCAGGCACCCCTGCCAGCAGCGCAGCATCTGGGAGGAGTTTGGGCATGAAACTGGTCACATacccctccccatcccacttgTGCTGGCTCTCTCGCCCCTGAGGCCAATCTGTGCAGGTGCCTGGGGCAGCGTGGACATGGCCGTGGGCATGGCCATGGCACAGGTGTCCACCAGCTTGGCATGGTGGGGAGGGACATGACACATGTGCTGGCCACTGGCTCGCGCCAGGGTcctggctggcagcagggctATCCACTGGCTGGCCCCACTGCTCCCCCCTCTTCATCATGTGGGGTCCTTTGAGACAAACAAACATCCCGAAATAGCCCTGCGGTCGGAGGGGGGCTCAGGGCCCAGCGATCAGAGGGAAGCACCCCTGCTCTGCTCATGCCGGAAGGCACAAGGAAGTGAGATAAGGAGGAGCAGCGCCCCAGGGACAGGGAAAGGGCCTTGGGGCTGATGTGGGGGCATGTGGTCCTGAGCAGGAGGTGATGCTCAAACCCTGGCCCAGGGACTGCTTGGGGAGCTGTGGGCTTCTATGCCCCACTCAGCGAGCTGCCCTCCCAGTCATTGCAGGGATGAACTGGAGCATCACACGCTGCATTGTCAGAGAAGAGTGGACAGCCCCAAAATGCAGCTTTGTGATGCACAGGGGTGGCCTTGCTGCTCCCAGCATTGCTCCAGTACTCCGTTCTCTCCCACTGCCTCTGCACTGGGATCTGCtccagccttcctcctcctcttcttcctgggatgtgccccttccccaggcgctgctcccagctgcaggaccCCACAACCAGCCCCCTGCCGGTGCCTGACCCTGTTCCATGTGTTGACTGCATCTGTTCTCTGCTACACACCCCCTGCACTGCCAGTTGTACCCACCCTGGCTGAAGAATAAGGGGCAGTCCCCAAATGTCCTCACCATCTTCTTGGTGTCCCTCTGCTCTTTCCAGTCCCTTCCTTTGCCCTAACTCTCCAGCTCTGTTCCTCCTT is from Columba livia isolate bColLiv1 breed racing homer chromosome 8, bColLiv1.pat.W.v2, whole genome shotgun sequence and encodes:
- the MPL gene encoding thrombopoietin receptor isoform X2, translating into MGWGEPPARLPELHSHHFPDKGITRRSCSSSWGAGKGQARPRHTGCRMAACLRRGWLLSVLPAILLSLRSLLSAPEPVTSQDAALLAGVPEDILCFSRSFEDLTCFWDEKEAAASGMCHFYYWYSRGVPTACTVSTWHHGTGRTRHVCVFPRQDVRLFTQLHLRVLDATTNQTKYWRELSVDAVGLIAPPANITARWAGAAGQLYVSWQPPLADYPNFFLYEVQCYPASSAEMPCSAALDAGGQHPGDSSTHPAISTHTPMTGAAAASPGAGQGLVQANTWVVLRDLWPGVRYHIQVRSKPDGTSMDGVWGPWSQAVAAETPHSSGDIGLSCNTPDLRHMRCEWSWDPAEPHGSHQLFYRPPPSRPSTREDAWHQCKEVSVGAEGTHTCTFQPRAGSAISILVNVTRPHTSPTLSYFKEPFWLHQAVLTDAPQFVQATVSQGQLSLQWLPPLEALAEQLDYQVRYAVENSHDWKVLQVPQAARKEVLDVRPGVRYHAQVRAQPSGPWYQGSWSAWSKPVIVDAMADAGKGRDRSDGCCHRSNTAEGRSLGSQHLSSDAGWIIPSVTVVPLLFTGVLLGLRCTFPSLYSNMKQKLWPPVPDLHRALGSFLHESGKHGQASAFYKQPPEEAVLPCLLEVLPGPRGGAAAPPLPEPAAGRLPSTDIANQSYLLMSGWEPRGPP
- the MPL gene encoding thrombopoietin receptor isoform X1, which produces MGWGEPPARLPELHSHHFPDKGITRRSCSSSWGAGKGQARPRHTGCRMAACLRRGWLLSVLPAILLSLRSLLSAPEPVTSQDAALLAGVPEDILCFSRSFEDLTCFWDEKEAAASGMCHFYYWYSRGVPTACTVSTWHHGTGRTRHVCVFPRQDVRLFTQLHLRVLDATTNQTKYWRELSVDAVGLIAPPANITARWAGAAGQLYVSWQPPLADYPNFFLYEVQCYPASSAEMPCSAALDAGGQHPGDSSTHPAISTHTPMTGAAAASPGAGQGLVQANTWVVLRDLWPGVRYHIQVRSKPDGTSMDGVWGPWSQAVAAETPHSSGDIGLSCNTPDLRHMRCEWSWDPAEPHGSHQLFYRPPPSRPSTREDAWHQCKEVSVGAEGTHTCTFQPRAGSAISILVNVTRPHTSPTLSYFKEPFWLHQAVLTDAPQFVQATVSQGQLSLQWLPPLEALAEQLDYQVRYAVENSHDWKVLQVPQAARKEVLDVRPGVRYHAQVRAQPSGPWYQGSWSAWSKPVIVDAMADAGWIIPSVTVVPLLFTGVLLGLRCTFPSLYSNMKQKLWPPVPDLHRALGSFLHESGKHGQASAFYKQPPEEAVLPCLLEVLPGPRGGAAAPPLPEPAAGRLPSTDIANQSYLLMSGWEPRGPP